The Bacteroidales bacterium genomic sequence TTTCAATATCTCGTTAGTTCTCATAATTCATCGATTTAATTTGCAAGATACTAATAAAAAAACGCAATTCTCAAGCAAAATTATATTTCTTTTTCTTACACTTTCGTCCTCCAAAATTGCAACCCCAACGGACAGCGGTATGAACAGTTGGGGAAAGTTTACCTGGGTCCTATTCCCCGGTAATAAATGTTGCTATATTGACTTGCTTCGATTAATCCACTCCGCCCCAATTGTTTATACAGTATGTTAAATGTTGCCGTTTCGTTGTTTATTCCAGTTTCTTCTTATTTTCGATATATATGTCATCTGATACTTTTTTTAATGCTTTCATAAAATCTTTTTCATCAAGTGATTTTAATTGAACTTTTACAATATCTCTTAATTGTCGATATCTTTCCACTTTATCAATCTGGTTACGGATTAAAATAGAATTAAGGTTTTACAGATTTGCTAGTACAACAAGTTCATTAATGCTTGCAAAATCACGAATATTCAATCCTTTCTTTGCTTTATCAGGATTTGCTTCACGCCAATCTTTCGCAGTACATTTAAACAAGGCTACATTTAACAAATCACCTTCCTCTGCATAAATTATCCATTCTTTGTCTTTATCGTAGTTCTTCTCGGGAAGGATACAATCTTTAATAGCATCAGTATGAATCTGATAGTTTGTTTTGGTTAAAATTCGTTTTACATTCCACTCAAGGTTGTACTGATTACTCTCAATCTCTTTTAATCGTTGATACTCTTTAATCAACAGTAGCTTAAACATTGGACTAATCCAGGAGCCAAACTCAAATGCTAAATCTTTATGCGCATAAGTACCACCGTATCTGCCTGACCTTGAAATCAGACCAATCGCATTTGTAGCTTCAATCCATTTTTTAGGAGTCAAGTTGAAACTGTTTAATCCTGCTTGTTTTCTAAAGGTGTCGAATTCGACAGGTTTAAAATTTGGATTATTCAAAGTCTCCCATAATCCAATGAATTCAACAGTATTGCGATTTCTCATCCAGTTCCTAATATGGTCAGAACCTTCTTCACCTCTAACCATGTCGGTCAGACTTATATAATCTTGCTAATCCTGTTTTACAATGGAAATGAGCTTATTTTCGACTTCTATTTGAGAATTATTTGTCATAAAATCAAATTGCATTTGCTTTTCACAAATATACAATTTCTTATTCAACTACCTTTTAATATTTGCACCGTCGTTTTCTACAATGAACGGCAACATCTGGCTAAAGTAAACACGCATCTTATTTCTCCATTGTCTGTTATATTCACTATACTTACTGAATTCGGTATGGATATCAGGTGAAACATTTACCCATGCTTCCGTGCCATGCGTCTGCGACATCCACCATTAAAAAAGCCCCGTCCGGCAACTGCCGGACGGGGCTGTGGAACCACCTGGAATCGAACCAGGGACACACGGATTTTCAGTCCGTTGCTCTACCGACTGAGCTATGGCTCCATTCGTTTCAAGCGATTGCAAATGTACGCAAAAATATTTTTTTGCAAAATTTTTACGGGGAATTTTTGTTTATTTAAATGCCATAAAAATACTATGCACACTGATTGCAATCCAACTTCCCAACGGAACTGAAAAGGAAAAATTATTGCACCATGCCGATCTTTTGTAATTTTGAATTTTGTTTTTTGGAATTTGTGATTTGTTATTTTATATGTAATCCACCATTTAATTGATTTCAGACCTGAAACCATTATTCAACAGGAAGTATTAAAAGCAGAGAAACCATGCAATATCATACCCATAAGCTTTCCAACGGATTAAGGATCATCCACCTGCCCGACCACTCGGAGGTGGCCCACTGCGGACTGATGATCAACGCCGGCTCGCGTGACGAGATGGAGGACGAACAGGGAATCGCCCATTTTGTGGAACACCTGTTCTTCAAAGGAACCAAAAAACGCAAAGCTTTTCATATCCTCAGCAGGGTGGATGATGCAGGAGGTGAGATCAACGCCTATACGACCAAGGAGGACACCTGTATCCACACTTCCTTCCTGAAAAACGACTACGAAAGGTCGCTGGAGCTCATGGCCGACATCACCTTCAACTCCGTTTTTCCGGGAAATGAGATCAAAAGGGAGAAAAGCGTCATCATCGATGAGATCAATTTCTATAAAGACAATCCCTCGGAAGCAATATACGATGATTTTGAGGAGCTGGTATTTGCCAACCAGCCCCTGGGCAAAAACATACTGGGCACGCCCGAGCTGCTGAACCGTTTCGGGGCGGAAGATTTCCGGCACTTTGTCGACCGCAATTACCACCCCTCGGAGATGGTGATCACCTCGGCGGGGAATATTTCATTCACCAAACTGGTGAAACTGGTAGACAAACATTTCGGTGCCATCCCGAACGGAAAAGCCACCGGCCACAGGGAGCCTTTCAAAGGCTACACCCCGAAGAAGCGGGTTATCAAGACCAATACCAACCAGGCCCACTGCA encodes the following:
- a CDS encoding insulinase family protein, with the protein product MQYHTHKLSNGLRIIHLPDHSEVAHCGLMINAGSRDEMEDEQGIAHFVEHLFFKGTKKRKAFHILSRVDDAGGEINAYTTKEDTCIHTSFLKNDYERSLELMADITFNSVFPGNEIKREKSVIIDEINFYKDNPSEAIYDDFEELVFANQPLGKNILGTPELLNRFGAEDFRHFVDRNYHPSEMVITSAGNISFTKLVKLVDKHFGAIPNGKATGHREPFKGYTPKKRVIKTNTNQAHCIVGNVTYDMHHPKKLVMALLENIIAGPGLTSRLNMLLREKLGYVYNIESSYTPFSDVGLFTVYFGTEKGRVDKTLNHIHKEFERLRTTNLGKIQLSKAKRQLFGQIAISSENPVSRMLSHGKSYLMLNRVNSLEEMKNKIDRITAEDLRETANEVLDPDRLTTLIYK